A section of the Salmo trutta chromosome 4, fSalTru1.1, whole genome shotgun sequence genome encodes:
- the tlr3 gene encoding toll-like receptor 3 — protein sequence MNWPDIILILLAVNLGDLITGPTLCHASQKHQKSECQVRNGWADCRHLRLKEIPPNLPWNITGLDVSHNRLVELPPASLATYPGLVHLDVGFNSLTKLEDSLCQTLGLLRTLTVQHNEVHQLTEKDLSNCTNLTELNLAGNRLKLQGEPFVALQSLTLLDVSKNDLKTAKLGTCLQLPSLVTLILSSNSISTIRKDDFSFLRNSSSLRVLHLSNLITLAKFEPDCLKPIASIYELVMNGSKLGPSLTSKLCTELSGTAIRSLSLQKTQLVTLDNTTFKGLGKTHLTTLDLSHNSIAKIGDGSFQWLPMLEVLSLEQNNLKHLTKNTFHGLGNLTRLNLNMALVKSHTSSYPIIDDFSFQPLGALESLSMENTAFRNISVFTFAGLMSLRQLHLSGTSCMALRIITNQTFVSLADSPLLTLKLTRTAISRLDPGAFSSLGNLTTLLLGNNSISQTLTGKEFQGLGQLQEIYLSNGNQKLILSPMSFVHVPALRTLMLGRALTSTQYMNTSPFKPLSNLTILDLSNNNIANIKIDLLDGLENLKVLKLQHNNLARLWKSANPGGPVLFLRGLRSLVALEMDFNGLDEIPEEALHGLTNLQELSLSGNILNQLKDSVFNDLGSLRVLRLQKNLITSVRKEVFGPALANLSQLVMEKNPFDCTCESILWFVAWLNGTNASVPGIRDEYVCNTPQAYYNRSIMEFDRLSCLDMTPFQALYVLTSTAVLTLMVTSLLVRFQGWRIQFYWNVLINRTLGLSDASSREGREFNYDAFVIHAAKDKTWVERSLLPIEDEQGYSFYLLDRDAVPGDSRLESIVENMRRSRKILFVVTETLLEDSMCRQFMAHHALHQVIEDSRDSVVLVFLEDVQDYKLSRCLLLRRGMLRPHCLLNWPLQRERVPAFHQRLRIALGTTNRVQ from the exons ATGAATTGGCCAGATATAATCCTCATTCTATTGGCTGTCAATCTGGGTGACCTCATCACTGGCCCTACCCTATGCCACGCCTCTCAAAAGCATCAGAAATCCGAATGCCAGGTGCGAAACGGCTGGGCCGACTGCAGACACCTCCGCCTCAAGGAGATCCCTCCCAACCTGCCCTGGAATATCACTGGCCTGGATGTCTCCCACAACAGGCTGGTGGAGCTACCCCCAGCATCGCTGGCCACTTACCCAGGGCTCGTGCACCTGGACGTGGGCTTCAACAGCCTCACCAAGCTGGAGGACAGCCTGTGTCAGACCCTGGGCCTGCTGAGGACACTGACCGTGCAGCACAACGAGGTACATCAGCTGACGGAGAAGGACCTGAGCAACTGcaccaatctgacagagcttaaCCTGGCTGGCAACAGGTTGAAGCTACAGGGAGAGCCCTTTGTTGCCCTACAG AGTCTGACACTGCTGGACGTGTCCAAAAATGACCTGAAGACAGCCAAGTTGGGCACCTGCCTTCAGCTTCCCAGCCTGGTGACTCTCATCTTGTCTAGCAACAGCATATCAACCATCAGAAAGGATGACTTCTCTTTTCTCAGAAATTCCTCATCCCTACGAGTCCTTCACCTGTCGAATCTAATAACTCTAGCAAAG TTTGAGCCTGATTGCTTGAAGCCCATTGCAAGCATATATGAGTTAGTCATGAATGGGAGCAAACTTGGCCCTTCACTCACGTCTAAACTTTGCACAGAGCTTTCTGGGACAGCGATCCGCAGCCTCTCCCTCCAGAAGACACAGCTAGTTACACTAGACAACACCACCTTCAAAGGCCTGGGGAAGACCCACCTCACTACTTTGGATCTATCCCACAACAGCATAGCTAAGATCGGGGACGGCTCTTTCCAGTGGCTGCCCATGCTGGAAGTTCTTTCTCTAGAGCAGAACAACCTCAAGCACCTGACTAAGAACACTTTCCACGGGCTGGGGAATCTGACACGGCTCAACCTGAATATGGCGCTGGTGAAGAGTCACACTTCTTCTTACCCTATTATCGACGACTTCTCcttccagccactaggagcactgGAGAGCCTGAGCATGGAGAATACTGCCTTTCGAAACATCTCGGTGTTCACCTTTGCGGGTTTGATGAGTCTCCGCCAACTCCACCTGAGCGGGACCAGCTGCATGGCGCTCAGAATCATCACCAACCAGACCTTTGTGTCCCTCGCAGATTCACCACTTCTTACGCTAAAGCTTACACGCACAGCAATCTCCCGTCTAGACCCTGGAGCCTTCTCCAGCCTGGGCAATCTCACCACCCTTCTGCTGGGCAACAACTCCATCTCCCAGACTCTGACGGGGAAAGAGTTCCAGGGTTTGGGCCAGCTACAGGAGATCTACCTCTCTAACGGCAACCAGAAGCTCATCCTGAGCCCTATGTCCTTCGTCCATGTGCCCGCTCTCAGGACTCTGATGCTGGGGAGAGCTCTGACCAGCACCCAGTATATGAATACCTCTCCGTTCAAGCCTCTGTccaacctcaccatcctggaccTCAGCAACAACAACATCGCCAACATCAAAATTGATCTTCTGGACGGACTAGAGAATCTGAAGGTGCTGAAGCTTCAGCACAACAACTTGGCCCGGCTGTGGAAGAGTGCCAACCCGGGTGGGCCGGTGCTGTTTCTTAGGGGGCTCCGCAGCCTTGTTGCCCTGGAGATGGACTTCAACGGTCTGGATGAGATCCCTGAGGAGGCCCTTCATGGATTAACCAACCTTCAAGAGCTCAGCCTCAGTGGGAACATCCTGAACCAACTCAAGGACTCAGTCTTCAACGACTTGGGGTCACTCCGGGTGCTTCGGCTCCAGAAGAACCTAATCACGTCAGTGAGGAAGGAAGTGTTTGGGCCGGCTTTGGCCAACCTCAGCCAGCTGGTCATGGAGAAGAACCCGTTCGACTGCACCTGCGAGAGCATCCTGTGGTTTGTGGCGTGGCTGAACGGAACAAACGCCAGTGTGCCGGGCATCAGGGATGAGTATGTGTGCAACACGCCGCAAGCCTACTACAACCGCTCAATCATGGAGTTCGACAGGCTCTCCTGCCTGGACATGACACCATTCCAGGCGCTCTATGTGCTCACCAGCACTGCGGTCCTGACCTTAATGGTGACCTCACTCCTAGTGCGCTTCCAGGGTTGGAGGATTCAGTTCTACTGGAACGTTCTGATCAACCGTACGCTCGGATTGAGCGATGCCAGTTCCAGGGAGGGGAGAGAGTTCAACTATGACGCGTTCGTCATTCATGCTGCAAAGGATAAAACCTGGGTGGAACGAAGCTTGCTCCCCATAGAGGACGAACAGGGGTATAGTTTTTATTTGCTGGATCGAGATGCAGTGCCAGGTGATTCACGACTGGAGTCCATTGTGGAGAATATGAGAAGGTCCAGGAAAATACTATTTGTGGTCACCGAAACTCTTCTCGAAGACTCCATGTGTCGACA GTTCATGGCCCACCACGCCCTGCACCAGGTGATCGAGGACAGCCGGGACTCGGTGGTGTTGGTCTTCCTGGAGGACGTGCAGGACTACAAGTTGTCCCGCTGTCTGCTCCTGCGCAGGGGCATGCTTCGTCCACATTGCCTCCTCAACTGGCCCCTGCAAAGGGAGAGGGTGCCCGCCTTCCACCAGAGGCTCCGCATCGCCCTGGGCACCACCAACCGAGTGCAGTAA